The genomic region TGGCCTCATTGAGGGAGTTTCGGATGCAGTCGCCAGCTTTGTAAAACTTTGGGGCGGTTGGATCTCTGACCGGCTCGGCCATCGGAAGACTCTTGCTACTGTCGGGTATTTCCTGACCGGCCTGGCGATGGCGCTGTTTGCATTTGCCGCAACATGGCTCCTTGTGCTTGTCGGTCGTGTCGTTGGCTGGTTTGGTCGCGGGTTCCGT from Terriglobia bacterium harbors:
- a CDS encoding MFS transporter, whose product is MNETPQDRGWLNRNVIGMGITSLLSDASHEMATAVLPGFLAVIGAPPSALGLIEGVSDAVASFVKLWGGWISDRLGHRKTLATVGYFLTGLAMALFAFAATWLLVLVGRVVGWFGRGFRGPIRDAMLMVYPKNWTGD